From a region of the Chitinophaga caseinilytica genome:
- a CDS encoding FecR family protein, translated as MEQEQKLWELLGKELSGRLTEKERPELDILKKQFPEAVRQYEILGSLQFRSTETPPERKEELLGRIFAAAGDPAEEMPAEMPRARRLRKLWLTAVPLAAALCAGAWFWIGDGTSEDKGWSTVQTRKGSKSKLTLPDGTEVVLNAGSSLSYAEGFRNGAREVRLNGEGYFKVAQNAEHPFIVTTNSVVVRVLGTEFNLQAYDSESKTETTLISGKVEVTVKKEGKSYLLEPRQKLAVVSNPPPAKTAARVDPAPPKVTLLAADTDQQDSSLTAGAWVENRLVFNDEPLEILARRLERWYNVEVEIQDEALKQTRFTGSVENEPVSQILEILTTIKPIKYKVTATKIIIY; from the coding sequence AAGCTTTGGGAATTACTCGGCAAGGAATTGTCTGGCAGGCTCACCGAGAAAGAGCGGCCGGAGCTGGACATCCTGAAAAAACAGTTCCCCGAAGCCGTCAGGCAATACGAAATATTGGGTTCGTTGCAGTTCAGGAGCACCGAAACGCCTCCTGAAAGGAAAGAAGAACTGCTGGGCCGCATATTCGCCGCCGCCGGAGACCCGGCCGAAGAAATGCCGGCCGAAATGCCCCGCGCACGCCGCCTACGCAAACTTTGGCTCACCGCCGTTCCCCTCGCCGCCGCCCTCTGCGCCGGCGCCTGGTTCTGGATCGGGGATGGCACGTCGGAAGACAAAGGCTGGAGCACCGTGCAAACGCGCAAAGGCAGCAAATCGAAGCTCACCCTGCCAGACGGCACTGAGGTAGTCCTCAACGCCGGCAGCTCCCTATCGTACGCAGAAGGCTTCCGCAACGGGGCACGCGAAGTGCGCCTCAACGGAGAAGGATATTTCAAAGTGGCGCAAAACGCCGAGCATCCATTCATTGTAACCACCAATTCAGTCGTAGTACGCGTACTGGGCACGGAATTCAACCTCCAGGCGTACGATTCCGAATCAAAAACGGAAACCACCCTCATTTCGGGTAAAGTAGAAGTGACCGTGAAAAAAGAAGGGAAAAGCTATCTCCTGGAACCCCGGCAGAAACTGGCCGTAGTCAGCAATCCGCCGCCAGCCAAAACAGCCGCCCGGGTCGATCCCGCGCCGCCCAAAGTGACGCTCCTCGCCGCGGATACCGACCAGCAAGACAGCTCGCTTACCGCCGGCGCCTGGGTCGAAAACAGGCTCGTGTTCAACGACGAGCCCCTCGAAATCCTCGCGCGCCGCCTGGAACGATGGTACAACGTGGAAGTGGAAATCCAGGACGAAGCCCTCAAACAAACCCGCTTCACCGGCAGCGTAGAAAATGAACCGGTTTCGCAGATTCTGGAAATTCTGACCACGATCAAACCGATAAAATACAAAGTCACCGCGACCAAGATCATCATTTACTAA
- a CDS encoding TonB-dependent receptor, with protein MKLFTKHAANRQWHQLLLIMKMSFVLTCLFLQVHAGVYSQKRISVQADKLPVSQVLAMIEMKTSYRFFYNSDELRKLPPVSLNVTNSNLADVMSLVLASHMRYRVMDDRLVVLGNDIENKQFKRLTGKLTDSKGGPVPGATIVIKGTTKGVASDAEGRFEIEVNNGDVLVISMMGFKKQEIPVAGKDQLDIVLEADVAGLQEVLVVGYGTQKKANLTGAVASVGGEVLESRPLVNLAQGLQGVVPNLNVNMNNGAPGRGATFNIRGAGSITSGNDAPLVLVDGVVMDPNLINPADVQNVTVLKDAGSAAIYGSRAANGVILITTKNPNKHQPMRLSVNSTYSFNRPTYMPKYINSVDYIRMFREADRTGADGGRTSSEPFTAEDSIRAAEYYNNPANTSPVYVDPNNPNKYRYVGNTNWLDELYPGWAPMWDNSFSLSGGSGKISYVASLGYLKQDGLIEAADQRYKRYNASLRLNAEATSWLDLNFKAALNRSDFNTPNATQFAESNVNDFAFISSDLRPIMPVKHPDGNWAGQGSFTNPFAVMAENGRVKENKTDIWLTGGFTVKLLRNLRIVGDLTWNNYGAGRSIHYKAFKEYGVDGRLIGTYPWTNPDRLIRRASNDGYHAINIYSEYFTTFARNHNLKLMAGYNEELKQNLSFSATGRNLLDPTMESLTPNNDPTATSQSVANSISEWAVRGGFFRANYDFKEKYLLQLTGRYDGTSRYARGKRNVFSPSVSAAWRVSEENFFAGAKSWVNDLKLRASYGMLPNQLSDNPYPYITFMPTGTTGYLFGNNPGVIVGAPALVSADFTWEKVTTLNFGLDLTALNDRLTLGFDIYRRKTTDMITAGRLLPAILGTSSPARNSADLMNRGWELAIGWKDKIGSDVRYNVSLVLADNQAEITRYENNPTGNIGDHYVGKKWNEIWGLETDGFFTSNEEAAATDQTQIWAGKWLAGDIRYRDLNGDKKITRGSSTLSDPGDQKIIGNTTPRYTYGVNLGIEYKGFDFTAFFQGVGKRDWMPGGNYFWGFASEWAVPMEYHTNYWRPDNTNAYYPRLRFEGGGNFQAQSKYLQNAAYARLKQLTLGYTLPAEWLRVAKIQRLRVFATGQNLFTITKMHKAFDPELLGADSYPLSRTISFGLQLGL; from the coding sequence ATGAAATTATTTACAAAACACGCTGCCAACAGGCAGTGGCATCAACTATTGCTGATCATGAAGATGAGTTTTGTGCTGACCTGCCTTTTCCTGCAGGTACATGCCGGCGTCTATTCGCAAAAACGTATCAGCGTGCAGGCCGACAAGCTGCCGGTGAGCCAGGTGCTCGCCATGATCGAGATGAAAACGTCGTACCGTTTTTTCTATAACAGCGATGAGCTCCGCAAACTCCCGCCGGTATCGCTTAACGTGACCAACAGCAACCTGGCAGACGTGATGTCGCTCGTGCTCGCCAGCCACATGCGCTACCGCGTGATGGACGACCGACTGGTGGTGCTCGGCAACGATATCGAAAACAAGCAGTTCAAGCGCCTGACCGGTAAGCTGACAGACAGCAAGGGCGGCCCCGTTCCCGGCGCCACCATCGTCATCAAAGGCACCACCAAAGGCGTGGCCAGCGATGCCGAAGGGCGCTTCGAAATAGAAGTGAACAACGGCGATGTGCTCGTGATCAGCATGATGGGCTTCAAAAAGCAGGAAATACCGGTAGCGGGCAAAGATCAGCTCGACATCGTCCTGGAAGCCGATGTAGCCGGTTTGCAGGAAGTGCTGGTGGTCGGATATGGTACCCAGAAAAAAGCGAACCTCACCGGCGCCGTGGCCTCCGTGGGCGGCGAAGTGCTGGAAAGCCGTCCGCTCGTGAACCTGGCCCAGGGGCTCCAGGGCGTAGTGCCGAACCTGAACGTGAACATGAACAACGGCGCCCCCGGCCGGGGAGCCACTTTCAATATCCGCGGCGCCGGCTCCATCACATCCGGCAACGACGCGCCGCTTGTGCTGGTAGACGGCGTAGTGATGGACCCCAACCTCATCAACCCGGCAGACGTACAGAACGTTACCGTGCTCAAAGACGCGGGCTCCGCCGCCATCTACGGCTCCCGTGCCGCCAACGGCGTGATCCTCATCACCACCAAGAACCCCAACAAACATCAGCCCATGCGGCTGTCTGTCAACAGTACCTACTCCTTCAACCGCCCTACTTACATGCCGAAATATATCAACTCCGTTGATTATATCCGCATGTTCCGCGAGGCAGACAGGACCGGCGCCGACGGCGGCAGAACTTCTTCGGAACCCTTTACGGCGGAGGATTCCATCCGCGCCGCGGAATATTATAATAATCCCGCCAACACTTCGCCCGTATACGTAGATCCCAACAACCCGAATAAATACCGCTATGTAGGCAATACCAACTGGCTGGATGAGCTCTATCCCGGTTGGGCGCCCATGTGGGACAATTCCTTCTCCCTCAGCGGCGGTTCCGGGAAAATCTCCTACGTGGCCAGCCTGGGATATCTCAAGCAGGACGGGCTTATCGAAGCGGCCGATCAGCGGTACAAACGCTACAACGCATCGCTGCGCCTCAACGCCGAAGCCACTTCCTGGCTCGATCTGAATTTCAAAGCGGCCCTGAACCGGTCCGATTTCAATACGCCGAACGCCACGCAGTTCGCGGAAAGCAATGTGAACGATTTCGCGTTTATTTCCAGTGACCTCCGTCCCATCATGCCCGTTAAACACCCCGACGGGAACTGGGCAGGACAGGGCAGCTTCACGAACCCTTTCGCCGTGATGGCCGAAAACGGGCGCGTTAAAGAAAACAAAACCGATATCTGGCTCACCGGCGGGTTTACCGTAAAACTGCTCCGCAACCTCCGCATCGTCGGCGATCTGACCTGGAACAATTACGGCGCGGGCAGAAGCATCCACTACAAAGCGTTCAAGGAATATGGGGTAGACGGAAGGCTGATCGGCACCTATCCCTGGACGAACCCCGACCGCCTCATCCGCCGGGCTTCCAACGACGGGTATCATGCCATCAATATCTATTCGGAATACTTCACCACTTTCGCGCGTAACCACAACCTGAAGCTCATGGCGGGTTACAACGAAGAGCTGAAACAGAATCTCTCGTTCAGCGCCACCGGCCGCAACCTCCTCGATCCTACGATGGAAAGCCTCACGCCGAACAACGATCCTACCGCCACGTCGCAATCCGTCGCCAACTCGATCTCCGAATGGGCCGTTCGCGGTGGTTTCTTCCGCGCCAATTACGATTTCAAGGAAAAATATTTGTTACAGTTGACGGGCCGATACGACGGAACTTCCCGCTACGCCCGCGGCAAGCGGAACGTGTTCTCGCCTTCGGTATCTGCCGCCTGGCGCGTGTCTGAAGAGAATTTCTTCGCCGGTGCGAAAAGCTGGGTGAACGATCTGAAGCTGCGCGCTTCCTACGGCATGCTGCCCAACCAGCTGAGCGACAACCCGTATCCCTACATCACCTTCATGCCCACCGGCACCACCGGCTACCTGTTCGGCAACAATCCCGGTGTAATTGTGGGCGCCCCGGCACTGGTAAGCGCGGATTTTACCTGGGAAAAAGTAACGACGCTGAACTTCGGGCTGGACCTCACTGCGCTCAACGACCGGCTCACCCTCGGTTTCGATATCTACCGCCGCAAAACGACGGACATGATCACCGCAGGCCGCCTGCTGCCCGCCATCCTCGGCACCAGCTCTCCCGCACGCAACTCGGCTGACCTGATGAACAGGGGATGGGAACTGGCGATCGGTTGGAAAGACAAGATCGGAAGCGATGTGCGGTATAATGTATCGCTCGTGCTGGCCGACAACCAGGCAGAAATCACCCGTTACGAAAACAATCCTACCGGCAACATCGGCGATCATTACGTGGGCAAGAAATGGAACGAGATCTGGGGGCTGGAGACCGACGGATTCTTTACATCCAACGAAGAAGCGGCGGCAACCGACCAAACGCAGATCTGGGCCGGTAAATGGCTCGCCGGCGATATCCGTTACAGAGACCTGAACGGCGATAAAAAGATCACCCGCGGCAGCAGCACCTTGTCTGACCCCGGCGATCAGAAGATCATCGGCAACACGACTCCCCGTTATACCTACGGCGTGAACCTCGGCATCGAATACAAGGGTTTCGACTTCACCGCGTTCTTCCAGGGCGTAGGCAAGCGCGACTGGATGCCGGGTGGTAACTATTTCTGGGGATTTGCGAGCGAATGGGCCGTGCCGATGGAGTACCATACCAATTACTGGCGCCCCGACAATACCAATGCCTATTATCCCCGCCTGCGCTTCGAAGGCGGCGGCAATTTCCAGGCGCAGTCCAAATACCTGCAGAACGCGGCTTACGCCCGGTTGAAGCAGCTGACGCTGGGCTACACCCTGCCGGCGGAATGGCTGCGCGTGGCGAAAATCCAGCGCCTGCGCGTTTTCGCTACCGGACAGAACCTGTTTACCATCACCAAAATGCACAAAGCGTTCGACCCCGAACTGCTGGGGGCCGACAGCTACCCGCTGAGCCGCACCATCTCGTTCGGTCTGCAACTGGGCCTGTAA
- a CDS encoding RagB/SusD family nutrient uptake outer membrane protein, with amino-acid sequence MKKTRIISIAMLALVFGAACKKDLLDRLPQDRLSDATFFKNENDLKIYANRFYTLVPFQGHTGDVGSDNFVPRDRNAFLAGTYTVPNTGGGWTWTNEREANYFLARYERADASAQVKAKYAGEVKFFRAFTWWRKVVQFGDVTWFGKDLNENSPELFAPRTPRAVVMDTVLKDLNYAVANLPVPASAEQDRINKDIANAMKARICLWEGTYRKYRGLAGADAWLREAATAAEAVINSGNYAIYTSGTPAKDYVNLFIQEELRGNKEAVWARRFVKDQSMHNTTRQIADVWPSFSKDFVESILCDDGLPIGLSPRYQGDDTPDKERTNRDPRYTQLIVTRDYVVTQNADGSADKITLPRIPAVTTGYASAKYKSPDPVQWVANQSTLDLFLIRYAETLLIYAEAKAELGEASQAIIDQTINKIRDRVGMPHMIIAALVKDPNSTFPALGVLLDEIRRERRIELAQENFRFDDIIRWKAGSLINNPKTIVGMKLTAALRAQYPASQVAGIQVDADDHIRVYTDIPNRTWNDKLYLYPLPLQEMNLNPQLKPQNPGW; translated from the coding sequence ATGAAAAAAACGCGCATCATATCAATCGCCATGCTCGCCCTCGTATTCGGCGCAGCCTGCAAAAAGGATTTGCTCGACCGCCTGCCGCAAGACCGGCTTAGCGACGCCACTTTCTTCAAGAATGAAAACGACCTGAAAATATACGCCAACCGTTTCTACACGCTCGTTCCGTTCCAGGGCCATACCGGCGATGTGGGGTCAGACAACTTCGTGCCCCGCGACCGTAATGCCTTCCTCGCCGGAACATACACCGTTCCCAATACAGGCGGTGGCTGGACGTGGACCAACGAGCGCGAAGCCAATTATTTCCTCGCGCGGTACGAGCGTGCCGACGCTTCGGCGCAGGTAAAGGCCAAATATGCCGGCGAAGTGAAATTCTTCCGCGCGTTCACCTGGTGGCGTAAAGTGGTGCAGTTCGGGGATGTGACCTGGTTCGGGAAAGACCTGAACGAGAATTCTCCCGAGCTCTTCGCCCCGAGAACGCCCCGCGCCGTGGTGATGGACACCGTGCTCAAAGACCTCAATTACGCCGTGGCCAACCTGCCCGTGCCCGCCAGCGCAGAGCAAGACCGCATCAACAAGGATATCGCCAATGCGATGAAGGCCCGCATCTGCCTGTGGGAAGGTACTTACCGCAAATACCGCGGCCTGGCCGGTGCCGACGCATGGCTCCGCGAAGCCGCCACCGCCGCCGAAGCCGTGATCAACAGCGGCAACTACGCCATCTACACCTCCGGCACTCCCGCAAAAGATTACGTGAACCTGTTCATCCAGGAAGAACTGCGCGGGAACAAGGAAGCGGTGTGGGCACGGAGGTTCGTCAAAGACCAGTCGATGCACAACACCACCCGCCAGATCGCCGACGTATGGCCCAGCTTCAGTAAGGATTTCGTGGAATCGATCCTGTGCGACGACGGGCTGCCGATCGGCCTGAGCCCGCGGTACCAGGGAGATGATACCCCCGATAAAGAGCGCACCAACCGCGATCCGCGATACACCCAGCTCATCGTTACCCGCGATTATGTGGTGACGCAGAATGCAGACGGCTCGGCCGACAAGATCACCCTTCCCCGCATCCCCGCCGTTACCACCGGTTACGCCAGCGCGAAGTACAAAAGCCCGGACCCCGTGCAGTGGGTCGCCAATCAATCCACCCTCGACCTCTTCCTCATCCGGTACGCAGAAACGCTGCTGATCTACGCAGAAGCCAAAGCGGAACTGGGCGAAGCTTCGCAGGCGATTATCGATCAAACCATCAATAAAATCCGCGACCGCGTAGGCATGCCGCATATGATCATCGCCGCACTGGTGAAGGACCCGAACTCCACTTTCCCCGCACTGGGCGTGCTGCTCGACGAAATCCGCCGCGAGCGCCGCATCGAGCTGGCACAGGAGAACTTCCGGTTCGACGATATCATCCGCTGGAAAGCCGGGTCGCTCATCAACAACCCGAAAACCATCGTGGGCATGAAACTGACCGCCGCACTGCGCGCGCAATATCCCGCATCGCAGGTAGCAGGCATCCAGGTGGATGCAGACGATCACATCCGCGTGTATACAGACATCCCGAACCGAACCTGGAACGATAAATTGTACCTCTATCCGCTGCCGCTGCAGGAAATGAACCTCAACCCGCAGCTGAAACCGCAGAACCCGGGATGGTAG